The Crocinitomicaceae bacterium genome includes a region encoding these proteins:
- a CDS encoding L,D-transpeptidase family protein codes for MRILIIAFFVTLTACGGGKTEVEQEQIELSQQLKDKFKDQTLLVYGADTLLAGSAVLDYYKNHDFVPLWIRKDSLTASGYEMLDLVENAMDYGLIPEMFHYRKLMHMKDSSLEDTEMLLSNAFYLFVSHVSAGCIDETNFTYVWKKDSLDFNLEEQLERVRSGTHVTDIVNEVQPKFWEYKQLQAGLAKFLDEYPLDTNHYTIPPIKEDSVKCYKAAREALIGHAFVDSTEATNDSVFLEKLKIFQKFCGLKDDAIVGRWTGKALEKSNLDRYYQACLSLEKWRWRDPFPSKYIRVNVPEFNLYFVEEGQTKRKHRVVVGALATPTPEFHAQMKTIITNPFWSVPYSIASTEILSGARKDSAYFSKRGYKVFKDGQQVDPKGVDWSQVKQGNFGYRVRQDAGGGNSLGRIKFMFPNEHAVFIHDTPSKGLFGNDVRAYSHGCIRLHQPYELAKELLRSDENAFVADSLDSVIGRGIQRAIELKEPFEVYIEYYTASGDSSANILFHPDIYGRDEKYLKNSYKRFNPSR; via the coding sequence ATGCGTATACTCATAATTGCATTTTTCGTTACACTTACTGCCTGCGGAGGCGGTAAAACAGAAGTTGAGCAAGAGCAGATTGAGCTCTCACAACAACTCAAAGATAAATTCAAGGATCAAACCTTATTAGTCTATGGTGCTGACACGCTTTTAGCCGGAAGCGCCGTGCTTGACTATTATAAAAATCATGATTTTGTGCCGCTTTGGATTCGCAAAGATTCGCTCACCGCTTCAGGTTATGAAATGTTGGACCTCGTTGAAAACGCCATGGATTATGGCTTGATACCTGAAATGTTTCACTACCGTAAGCTGATGCACATGAAAGATTCTTCACTGGAAGATACAGAAATGCTGCTTTCCAATGCGTTTTATCTATTTGTCTCCCATGTAAGCGCAGGCTGCATTGATGAAACCAATTTTACTTATGTATGGAAAAAAGATTCTCTGGATTTCAATTTAGAAGAGCAACTTGAAAGAGTAAGATCAGGAACTCATGTGACAGATATTGTCAATGAGGTGCAACCAAAATTCTGGGAGTATAAACAATTGCAAGCCGGGCTCGCCAAATTTTTAGATGAATATCCGCTTGACACAAATCATTACACCATTCCCCCGATTAAAGAAGATTCTGTAAAATGTTATAAGGCAGCACGTGAAGCACTCATTGGGCATGCGTTTGTTGATAGCACGGAGGCAACAAATGATTCTGTTTTTTTAGAAAAGCTTAAAATCTTTCAAAAATTTTGTGGTTTAAAAGATGATGCCATTGTTGGGCGTTGGACAGGAAAAGCTTTAGAAAAAAGTAATCTTGACCGCTATTATCAAGCTTGTTTGAGTTTGGAAAAATGGAGATGGCGTGATCCATTTCCTTCAAAATACATTCGTGTGAATGTACCTGAATTCAATTTATACTTTGTTGAAGAGGGACAAACAAAAAGAAAACATCGCGTTGTGGTTGGCGCACTAGCAACACCAACTCCTGAATTTCATGCCCAAATGAAAACCATTATCACTAATCCGTTTTGGAGTGTGCCCTACTCTATTGCATCAACAGAAATTTTATCAGGTGCCCGCAAAGACTCTGCTTATTTCAGTAAAAGGGGATATAAAGTGTTTAAGGATGGACAGCAAGTAGATCCTAAAGGTGTAGACTGGAGTCAGGTAAAACAAGGAAATTTTGGTTACCGCGTAAGACAAGATGCCGGTGGTGGCAATAGTTTAGGACGCATCAAATTTATGTTCCCAAATGAGCACGCCGTATTTATTCATGATACTCCTTCAAAAGGATTATTTGGCAATGATGTCAGGGCATATTCTCACGGCTGCATTCGTTTACATCAACCGTATGAATTAGCTAAAGAACTGTTGAGATCAGATGAAAATGCTTTTGTGGCAGATTCATTAGACAGTGTCATTGGTCGCGGTATCCAGCGGGCAATTGAATTGAAAGAACCGTTTGAAGTGTACATTGAATACTACACGGCAAGCGGTGACAGTTCAGCCAATATTTTATTTCATCCAGATATTTATGGGCGGGATGAAAAATATCTGAAAAACTCCTACAAGCGTTTTAATCCATCTCGTTGA
- a CDS encoding rhomboid family intramembrane serine protease: protein MYITYTILAVTILVSLKAFSDQALRYRLMLNPHAILHEKQWERLITHAFIHGDYMHLLFNMYVLYMFGEITEKSFVALYDVKGHFYFALLYVGGIFFSTIITMAKYKDNPNYNALGASGAVSSVVFAFIVLYPMQKMGIFPLPPFVPAFIFGPLLLLFEYLMAKRGRSHIAHEAHFAGALFGILFMSLIDYHFILNFLSHFTR, encoded by the coding sequence ATGTATATTACCTATACTATATTGGCCGTTACCATCTTAGTTTCACTCAAGGCATTTAGTGATCAGGCACTGCGTTACAGGTTGATGCTCAATCCGCATGCCATATTGCATGAAAAGCAGTGGGAACGTTTGATAACGCACGCGTTCATACATGGTGATTACATGCATTTACTCTTTAATATGTATGTACTTTACATGTTTGGTGAAATCACTGAGAAGTCATTTGTGGCGCTGTATGACGTAAAAGGACATTTCTATTTTGCTTTACTTTATGTTGGGGGTATCTTTTTTTCAACCATTATCACCATGGCAAAGTATAAAGACAATCCTAATTACAATGCGCTGGGCGCTTCCGGAGCGGTCTCATCTGTTGTTTTTGCCTTTATTGTGCTTTACCCTATGCAAAAAATGGGAATTTTTCCATTGCCTCCGTTTGTGCCGGCATTTATTTTTGGTCCTTTATTACTTTTATTTGAGTATTTGATGGCTAAACGTGGACGTTCACACATTGCGCATGAGGCACATTTTGCCGGTGCTTTGTTTGGTATTTTATTTATGTCCTTGATTGATTATCACTTTATTCTTAACTTCCTCTCACATTTCACTAGATGA
- a CDS encoding S9 family peptidase — protein sequence MRPPLVRRIEKKLSVHGDTRIDPYFWLNDRENPAVISYLKKENIYCNYVLKPVSKLREKIFHEMKSRMKEEESTAPFFKNGYWYYERYEKGKEHPVFCRKKETLNSKEEIILDANKRARGQSYYELVSFTVSPDNKWLALTEDLMGRRLYQISIKNLETGDYLSMAIQNTGSDLAWHNDNETLYFSVKDKKTLRPFSVKSVSRSTKKTEIHFTEKDETFYCGLSRSKDDQYIFIGSYSTTTSEFRFKRTDDYKRFEIFLKRKRGHEYYPDSAGDHCVIKSNLAAENFKLVKCDIKKREPRYWQIIQKHDKDVLIEDFEVYKKHLIVQEKKAGLTRLRIYYTGSYRYRFIPPFEDTYTLSLGTNPEFEFNQVRVSYSSLTTPLTTYDIDLKTLQKTIAGQTKVLGGFKTKDYKSERIWITSHDGVKVPVSLVYHRDHFTKRGKNPLLLYAYGSYGESLDPYFSSARLSLLNRGFVFAIAHVRGGEELGRRWYEDGKLLKKKNTFHDFIACAEGLIKLRYASRDKVFAMGGSAGGLLMGAVANMRPDLWRGIVSNVPFVDVVTTMLDTSIPLTTGEFDEWGNPAEKKYYRYMKSYSPYDNIRETQYPAMLVTSGLHDSQVQYWEPTKYVAKLRALKTDKNLLLLYTNMKAGHGGASGRFESLKEIALEYTFILFELNRSSE from the coding sequence ATGCGTCCTCCTCTTGTCCGCAGGATTGAAAAAAAATTATCTGTTCACGGTGACACCCGCATTGATCCTTATTTCTGGCTCAATGACAGAGAGAATCCTGCTGTAATTTCTTATTTAAAAAAAGAGAACATCTATTGCAATTATGTTCTCAAACCGGTGAGCAAACTGCGTGAAAAAATATTTCATGAAATGAAATCACGCATGAAAGAGGAAGAATCTACGGCGCCATTTTTCAAAAACGGATATTGGTATTATGAACGGTACGAAAAAGGAAAAGAACATCCGGTTTTCTGCAGAAAAAAAGAAACACTAAATAGCAAAGAAGAAATTATTCTGGATGCCAATAAAAGAGCACGCGGGCAAAGTTATTATGAACTAGTTTCATTCACGGTTTCACCCGACAATAAATGGCTTGCACTCACTGAAGATTTAATGGGGCGACGTCTTTACCAAATCAGTATAAAAAATTTAGAAACCGGTGATTACCTCAGCATGGCTATTCAAAATACCGGAAGTGATTTGGCGTGGCACAATGATAACGAGACTTTATATTTTAGTGTAAAAGATAAAAAAACATTGCGCCCTTTCAGCGTAAAAAGCGTATCGCGCAGCACAAAAAAAACAGAGATCCATTTTACAGAGAAAGACGAAACATTTTATTGTGGATTATCCCGATCAAAAGATGATCAATATATATTCATTGGATCATACAGCACAACCACGTCAGAATTCAGATTCAAACGCACTGATGATTATAAAAGATTTGAAATATTTCTCAAACGCAAACGCGGACATGAATATTATCCTGACTCAGCAGGTGATCATTGCGTAATAAAATCTAACCTGGCAGCAGAAAACTTCAAATTAGTGAAGTGTGACATAAAAAAAAGAGAACCACGTTACTGGCAGATTATTCAAAAACATGACAAAGATGTTTTGATTGAAGATTTTGAAGTGTACAAAAAACATCTGATAGTGCAGGAAAAGAAAGCCGGATTGACGAGGCTCAGAATTTATTACACCGGATCATACCGCTATCGTTTCATTCCGCCATTTGAAGATACGTACACATTGAGTCTGGGTACCAATCCTGAATTTGAATTCAACCAAGTAAGGGTAAGTTATAGCTCACTAACAACACCACTCACCACGTATGATATTGATTTAAAAACTTTGCAAAAAACCATTGCAGGTCAAACCAAAGTATTAGGTGGATTTAAAACAAAAGATTACAAGTCAGAGCGCATTTGGATTACCTCACACGATGGAGTGAAAGTGCCTGTTTCGTTGGTTTATCATCGTGATCATTTTACAAAGCGCGGAAAAAATCCGCTTTTACTTTATGCGTATGGTTCGTATGGTGAATCGCTTGATCCATATTTCAGTTCAGCCAGATTGAGTTTGTTGAACCGTGGTTTTGTGTTTGCCATAGCCCATGTGCGTGGTGGTGAAGAGTTAGGCAGAAGATGGTATGAAGATGGAAAACTATTGAAAAAGAAAAATACCTTTCATGATTTTATTGCATGCGCTGAAGGATTAATCAAATTGCGCTATGCCAGCCGTGATAAAGTTTTTGCCATGGGCGGCAGTGCCGGAGGATTACTCATGGGTGCAGTTGCCAACATGAGACCTGATTTGTGGAGAGGTATTGTATCTAACGTACCTTTTGTTGATGTAGTAACCACTATGCTTGATACTAGCATTCCGCTCACTACCGGTGAGTTTGACGAGTGGGGAAATCCGGCTGAAAAAAAATATTATCGTTACATGAAATCGTATTCACCGTATGATAACATTAGAGAGACACAGTATCCCGCTATGCTTGTTACAAGTGGATTACATGATTCACAAGTACAATATTGGGAGCCCACAAAATATGTTGCAAAATTAAGAGCGCTGAAAACTGACAAAAATCTACTTCTGTTGTACACCAACATGAAAGCAGGACACGGTGGTGCATCAGGCAGGTTTGAATCTCTCAAAGAAATTGCACTGGAATATACTTTTATCTTATTTGAACTTAATCGTTCAAGTGAATAA
- a CDS encoding aminotransferase class IV, which translates to MSTYVNNNGVLIPAETYSIRSGNRAYLYGDGLFESIRVVNGKPTNLENHMVRLHEGMKALRIQITPEFNIDFFRKEIEELCHQNGIERGGRVRLSVDRRTGGYYMPSDNQADYFIEAQSLPNNRFNLNDRGLKVDQFEEMKKQINRLSTFKTKNGLLYIMAKLRARELGLDDLLIQNDRMGIIEGGSANLFIVSNGVLYTPGLDSGCLGGTMRMQIINIALSYNIKVYECNISPQNLLVADEVFMTNAIEGIIWVASYRTKQYSNYLAKSLIERLNEKWNAWD; encoded by the coding sequence ATGAGTACCTATGTCAACAATAACGGTGTGTTGATTCCTGCTGAAACATATAGTATCAGATCAGGGAACAGGGCTTATTTGTATGGTGATGGTTTGTTTGAATCTATCAGAGTGGTTAACGGAAAACCTACCAATCTTGAAAATCACATGGTGCGCTTGCATGAAGGAATGAAAGCGCTCAGAATTCAAATTACTCCTGAATTTAATATTGATTTTTTTAGAAAAGAGATAGAAGAACTTTGTCATCAAAACGGAATTGAACGTGGGGGGCGTGTGCGTTTATCTGTTGATCGTCGCACCGGAGGCTACTACATGCCCAGCGATAATCAGGCTGATTATTTTATTGAAGCGCAATCTCTGCCTAATAATAGATTTAATTTGAATGACCGAGGACTAAAAGTAGATCAATTTGAAGAAATGAAAAAGCAAATCAATCGCTTGTCTACCTTCAAAACAAAAAATGGTTTACTCTATATTATGGCAAAGTTGCGCGCACGTGAATTAGGCCTAGACGATTTGCTGATTCAAAATGACCGAATGGGAATAATTGAAGGCGGAAGTGCCAATCTTTTTATTGTTTCTAATGGCGTGCTTTATACACCTGGCCTTGATTCAGGCTGCTTAGGCGGCACCATGCGCATGCAAATTATCAATATTGCACTTTCATATAATATCAAAGTGTATGAGTGCAATATCTCCCCTCAAAATTTATTGGTGGCTGATGAAGTTTTTATGACGAATGCCATTGAAGGAATTATTTGGGTGGCCAGTTATCGCACAAAACAATATTCTAATTATCTTGCTAAATCTTTAATTGAACGACTAAACGAAAAATGGAACGCATGGGATTAA
- a CDS encoding tetratricopeptide repeat protein, whose product MGLKSSLLAGIAFMAMVALTNSGFSQTDKQMQKASKVFLNKSKIKGIDMLVKYIYAAAEKGGSSIRAYELWVNMEYIRHESVMDIDIEVQPDENGEIDSAVYEYLDEIKESSKQKFLNVCRKSTLESLSYTGDIYLRKFLVDYDPDTAVSEKAKEYFKEGEEFFSKEDYELAELNYRKAWAEDSTYYAALLYLGDTFWAREDYDSAIVYFTLAKNMHPLLLEPRKYIVDALIELELFYRAKKECLEAFTVYPGYDMKFKLQRILSNENKWLNEHRFLRYFYPNNIKEDDQRELSGIFATYREAKSEIKKYCNDDGIIEPNGVTDDKYLEVYSYRKLLEKHQRELPEYMDFAYKMMEDGYLDCFVFISLFHVDIYPQFKDFMSYEENRTRSLEFIEKYLIEVNED is encoded by the coding sequence ATGGGATTAAAATCATCTTTACTTGCAGGTATTGCTTTTATGGCAATGGTTGCTTTGACTAATTCAGGTTTTTCACAAACCGACAAACAAATGCAAAAAGCCAGCAAGGTTTTTCTCAACAAGAGTAAGATCAAAGGAATAGATATGCTGGTAAAGTATATTTATGCTGCGGCTGAAAAAGGAGGATCAAGCATTAGAGCGTATGAGTTGTGGGTGAATATGGAATATATCAGACATGAATCTGTAATGGATATTGATATTGAAGTGCAGCCTGATGAAAATGGTGAAATTGATTCTGCCGTGTATGAATATCTTGATGAGATTAAAGAGTCAAGCAAACAAAAATTTTTAAACGTCTGCAGAAAAAGTACGCTGGAATCTTTGTCGTATACCGGTGATATTTACCTGAGAAAATTTCTGGTTGATTATGATCCTGATACTGCAGTGAGTGAAAAAGCAAAAGAATATTTTAAAGAAGGAGAAGAGTTTTTTAGCAAAGAAGATTATGAGCTCGCTGAATTGAATTATCGCAAAGCCTGGGCTGAAGACTCAACTTATTATGCTGCCTTACTTTATTTGGGTGATACGTTTTGGGCAAGAGAAGATTATGACAGTGCCATTGTGTATTTTACACTGGCTAAAAACATGCACCCGTTATTGCTTGAACCACGCAAATATATTGTTGATGCCTTGATAGAATTAGAATTATTTTACCGCGCCAAAAAAGAATGTCTTGAAGCATTTACCGTGTATCCGGGATACGATATGAAATTTAAACTTCAGCGTATTTTAAGTAATGAAAATAAATGGTTGAATGAACATAGATTCTTGCGTTACTTCTATCCTAATAATATCAAAGAAGATGATCAACGTGAACTAAGCGGAATTTTTGCTACTTATCGTGAAGCAAAATCTGAGATAAAAAAATACTGTAATGATGATGGTATTATTGAGCCAAACGGTGTAACGGATGATAAATATCTTGAAGTATATTCATATCGTAAACTGCTTGAAAAGCATCAGCGTGAGTTGCCTGAATACATGGATTTTGCTTACAAGATGATGGAAGACGGGTACCTTGATTGTTTTGTTTTTATCTCCTTATTCCATGTTGATATTTATCCGCAGTTCAAAGATTTTATGTCTTATGAAGAGAATAGGACAAGATCACTTGAATTCATTGAAAAATATCTGATTGAAGTAAATGAAGATTGA
- the yidD gene encoding membrane protein insertion efficiency factor YidD has product MIVLKFFLRLIGYVLIIPVKLYQWIISPILPQSCRYNPTCSHYMIEAIKEWGPFKGLYLGTKRILSCHPWGGSGNDPVPENPAKKSGQCKHHTR; this is encoded by the coding sequence ATGATTGTACTGAAATTTTTTCTCAGGTTGATTGGGTACGTTCTGATAATTCCTGTCAAACTTTACCAATGGATTATCTCTCCCATTTTACCGCAATCATGCAGATATAACCCAACATGCAGCCATTACATGATTGAAGCGATAAAAGAATGGGGGCCATTCAAAGGTCTATATCTAGGAACAAAACGCATACTGAGTTGTCACCCTTGGGGTGGCTCAGGCAACGATCCGGTGCCGGAAAATCCTGCAAAAAAATCAGGTCAATGTAAACATCATACCCGCTGA